The Planctomonas sp. JC2975 DNA window CGGGGGAGCCAGCGCAGCAGAAGGGCATGCAGCTCGGCCTTGCCGATGCGGATCGGCGGGTTGGACCAGATGGCGCGGAAGGCGATGTCGTCGGGAACATCGTCGGGCAGTACGGCGTTGATGTTTCGGAGGCCGAGGGACGCGGCGTTCCGACGCACGATGTCGAGCGCGCGTTCGTTGACGTCGACAGCCCACACCGTGGCGTCGGGCGACTCGAGTGCCAACGTGAGGGCGATCGGGCCCCAGCCGCAGCCGAGGTCGAGGAGATCGCCGCTGGGCGGGGCATCCGGCGCGTCGGCGAGCAGCACCTGGGTGCCGATGTCGATGTGATTCGGGCTGAAGATGCCACCGGCGGTCGTGAGTCGGAGGTCGCGACCCGCGAGCCGGACCGACAGTGGGTGCAGCTTGGCGTCGCCGCCGGGACGGGACGTGAAGTAGTGCTCGCCACTGGCCATACAAGGACCGTACCGGAGGCACGACGCAGCGGAACCGCTGTCAGTGAGGAGAACTAGGGTGGAGCACACGATGACCGAAACCCACAGCGAACGGGACGACGTGCGCGACGACGACGACGCACGCGCCAACGCAGCTCACGATGACCTGACAGGCGGAGACGACGACCGGGCGCCCGCCGTGCACGACGACGTCGTGGCGCGGGTGCTCGCTCGCGCCGAGCAGGGATCCGCGCGAACGGCCATTTTCGGCCAGAGTGCGCAAGCGCTGCAGGGTCTGCGCGCAGAGGGCCACGATTCGGATGGCGAGCAGTTCGACCGCGAAGAGCGCGCCGCGCTCCGTCGCGTGTCCGGACTCTCCACCGAGCTGGAAGACGTCACCGAGGTCGAGTACCGGCAGTTGCGGCTGGAGAACGTCGTGCTGATCGGCGTGTATTCCGGCGGAACGCTCGCGGATGCCGAGAACTCGCTTCGCGAGCTGGCGGCGCTTGCAGAGACGGCCGGCGCCGTCGTGCTGGACGGTCTGCTTCAGCGGCGTCCGCACCCGGATCCCAGCACCTACCTCGGAAGTGGCAAGGCTCTGGAGCTCCACGACGTGGTGCGCGCTCTCGGCGCCGACACGGTCGTCGCCGACACGGAGCTGGCGCCGAGCCAGAGGCGTGCGCTGGAAGACGTCGTCAAGGTCAAGGTGATCGACCGCACCGCCGTCATCCTCGATATCTTCAGCCAGCACGCGAAGAGCCGCGAGGGCAAGGCCCAGGTCGAACTGGCCCAGCTCGAGTACCTCCTGCCGCGACTGCGCGGCTGGGGTGAATCCATGAGCCGCCAGGCGGGTGGACAGGTCGGATCCGGCGGTGCCGGAATGGGCAGTCGCGGCCCTGGTGAGACGAAGATCGAGCTCGACCGTCGGCGCATCCACTCGCGGATGGCGAAGCTCCGCCGACAGATCAAGGACTTCACGCCGGCACGGGAGGCGAAGCGAGCGAACCGCAGGCGAAACAGCGTGCCATCCGTCGCCATCGCCGGGTACACGAACGCTGGCAAGTCCAGCATCCTGAACCGCATCACCAAGGCGGGCGTGCTCGTGGAGAACGCACTGTTCGCCACGCTGGATGCGACCGTGCGGCGTTCCATCACGGCCGACGGCCGTCTGTACACGCTGTCCGACACCGTGGGGTTCGTGCGCAACCTGCCGCACCAGCTCGTCGAGGCCTTCCGCTCGACGCTCGAGGAGGTGGCCGATTCCGACCTCATCGTGCATGTCGTGGACGCGTCGCATCCGGATCCCGCTGCGCAGCTGGCCACGGTGCGAGATGTGATCGGCGAAGTGGAGGCGCGGGACCTCCCCGAGCTCGTCGTGTTCAACAAGGCCGACCTGATCGACGAGGACCGACGGCTGGAGCTCCGCGGCCTCGAGCCGAGCGCCGTGTTCGCCTCCGCGCGTACCGGCGAAGGGATCGACGAAGTGCTCGCGGCCATCGCCCGGCTGCTGCCCGATCGCTCGGAGCAGATCGACGTGCTGATCCCCTACGACAGGGGCGACCTCGTATCGGCCCTGCACGAGCGCGGTCGTGTTCTCGAGACGTCGTACGAGCAGGACGGCACCCGGATGACGGCCAAGATCGCGCCGGAGTTCGTGCCGGTGTTCGAGCCCTTCCGGGCTGTGGCCACCGTCGCGTGAAGAAGGCTTGCTGAGCGGGCGCGGCCCGGGCGAAGTGCGGACCGAGCGGCTCTTGGACTCGCTCCGCTCACTGACGGAGCTGGGACGGAGCTGCAACGAACTCACCACGCGCAGCGCTCTCGGCGTCCGGCTCCGGCACGCGTAGCCGGACGTAACACGTCGCGGGCACCCGTTCTCGATTGGTACTCTGAACCCGTTATTCGTCGAGCCGGGTCGCAAGCCCGATCGACTGGTGCGACAGCCGAGCCCGGCACCCGCCCATGGACCGCGCAAATGGTGCGGTCTGCCGCTGATGCGGTGGGGATGTTCGAGGCCGAAAAGGGCGATCGCTCCCGCCGCCTGGATATCCGGGACAACGGGAGCAGTCATGAGCGCACACGGGACCGCCGACGGCGTCGCGCCGTGTCCTGCCGGCACCCCGTTCTCTTTCGAGCTCTATCCGCCGCGCACCGAGGCGGCATCACGGGCACTGCCTGACACCATCAGCCAGCTGGCATCGGCCGGTCCCGACTTCATGGCCGTGACGTACGGCGCCGGCGGGTCATCCCACGACTCCTCCCTCGACGTCGTGCGGCGCATCGTGCGCGACACGAGCGTGCCGGTCATGGCGCACCTCACATGCATCGGTTCATCGCACGAGCAGGCGGCTCGGATGATCCGCGAGTTCCTCGACGCGGGCGTGACCCGGTTCCTGGCCGTCCGCGGCGATCCGCCCGTTGACGCGCCGGCGGATGCCCCGCTGGGCGACTTGAAGAGCGCTGCCGAACTCGTGCAGCTGATCCACCGCATCCAGGCGGAGCGCGCGCCGTACCGGGAGATCCCGTTGCTGGGGCTGCCGCACGCGAGCGTGGTCGGCAAGGCCGAGAAGGTGACGATCGCGGTCGGCGCGTTCCCCAACGGGCATCCGCGGTCGCGGTCGAGGTCTCAGGACATCGACACGCTGCTCGCCAAGCAGGCCGCCGGTGCGAATCTGGCCATCACCCAGATGTTCTTCCATGCCGAGGACTATTTCGCGTTCGTCGACAGGGCACGGGTCGCCGGCGTCACGTTCCCGATCCTGCCCGGCCTCATGCCTGCCACGACGCCGACGGTGCTGCGTCGCATGCTCGACCTCAGCGGCGAGGATCTGCCCAGCGAGCTCGGCATCCGGCTGGAGGTCGAGCCGACGGACGAGGGCCGTCGCGAGATCGGCATCGACTACGCAGCACGCCTGGCCGAGCGGCTGGTCGCAGGCGGCGCGCCAGGCATCCACCTCTACACGTTCGGGCGACCGCGCACGGCTCTCTCCGTGCTCGAGCGCTGCGGTCTCGTCGACACGGCAGCAGTCGGGTCGTAGGGCACTGAACCCACCTCTCCACTCCACACAAGATCAGAAGGAACCAGCATGACCACCTCCGCGTTCCCGACAGGGACGATCACCGGTTACCCCCGTATCGGCCGACGTCGCGAGCTCAAGAAGGCCGTCGAGGCCTTCTGGGCCGGCAGCGTCTCGGCCGACGAACTCGAGGCCACCGCACTCGAGCTGCGTCGTGCGACCCGTGCTCGTCTCGTCGAGCAGGGCCTCGGAAAGGGCGACTCGTCCGTCCCCGAGACTTTCAGCTACTACGACCAGGTACTCGACGCGGCCGTGACGGTCGGCGCCGTGCCGTCTCGTTTCGCCGGGCTTCAGGATGCCGACGGCCGGGTCGATCTCGCCGGCTACTTCACGATCGCCCGCGGCGTCGGCGACGATGCTCCGCTCGAGATGACGAAGTGGTTCGACTCGAACTACCACTACCTCGTGCCGGAGATCGGTGAGGACACTCACTTCCGTCTCGCCTCCAGCCGCATCGTCGACCAGTTCCGCGAGGCCGTCGCCGACGGATACGTCACGCGTCCCGTCATCGTCGGACCCGTCACGTTCCTGGCGCTCAGCAAGGCGGCGGATGACGCCGCCGAAGGGTTCCGCCCGCTGTCGCGGCTCGCAGACCTCCTGCCGGTGTACGAGGAGCTGCTGAAGTCACTGAAGGATGCAGGAGCCCAGTGGGTGCAGCTCGACGAGCCGGCGCTGGTCAGCGAGAGCCTCGACGACGCGCGCGCCGACGTGCTCGCCGCGGCGCGTCAGGCGTACGACCGTCTGGGATCCGTCTCCGACCGCCCGAATCTCTACATCGCGGCACCGTACGGCAGCCTGGATGACGCGCTGCCCGTGCTCGCGGCGACGGGCGTCGAGGCGATCGGCCTCGATCTGGTGCGCGGTGGCGTTCCGACCGGCCTGGACGCCGCCACCGCCGCCGCGCTTCGCGCGAAGACGGTCGTCGGTGGGGTCATCGACGGCCACAACGTGTGGCGCGGCGATCTGGAGGCGGCCTTCGGCACGCTCGAGTCGCTGCTCGCGCTCTCTCCGAACCTCGCCGCATCCACGTCGACATCGCTGCTGCACGTGCCGCACGACGTGGAGGACGAGCCGAACCTCGATGCACGTCTCAAGTCCTGGCTCGCCTTCGCCGACCAGAAGGTGGCGCAGGTCGCCACGCTTGCGCGCGGACTGGATGACGGACACGAGGCCATCCAGGAGGAGCTGGCGCAGGCGTCCGCTGCGCTCGCCGATCGCCGCGTCGCGCCCGGAGTCCGCGACGGTGCCGTCCGGCAGCGCGCCGAGGCCCTCACGGACGCCGACTTCCGTCGCGGCGAGTACGCCGACCGACTGACGGCACAGGATGCCGCGCTCGGGCTGCCCCCGCTGCCGACCACCACGATCGGCTCGTTCCCGCAGACCGGCGACATCCGCCGCGCACGCGCCCAGTTCGCGAACGGGATCATCACCGAAGCCGAGTACCTGGGCCTCATGCAGGCGGAGATCAAGCGCGTCGTCGACCTCCAGGAGGAGATCGGCATCGACGTCATCGTGCACGGCGAGCCAGAGCGCAACGACATGGTGCAGTACTTCGCAGAGAACCTCGACGGGTTCGCGGTCACCCAGAACGGCTGGGTGCAGTCGTACGGCAGCCGCTGCACGCGTCCGTCCATCCTGTGGGGCGACGTCGAGCGACCGAAGCCGATCACCGTCGACTGGTCGACCTACACGCAGTCGCTGACCGAGAAGCCGGTCAAGGGCATGCTCACCGGTCCCGTCACGATCCTGGCGTGGTCCTTCGTGCGCGACGACCAGCCGCTGGGCGAGACCGCGCGTCAGGTCGCGTTGGCGCTGCGCGACGAGATCGCGGATCTCGAGGCCGCGGGCATTCGCATCGTCCAGGTCGACGAGCCGGCGCTCCGCGAGCTGCTGCCGCTGAAGGCGGCGGCCCAGCCCGACTACCTCGACTGGTCGGTCGGATCGTTCCGCCTGGCGACGAGCGGCGTCGCCGACGCCACCCAGATCCACACGCACCTCTGCTACTCGGAGTTCGGAGTCGTGATCGACGCGATCCGCAATCTGGATGCCGACGTGACGAGCATCGAGGCGGCCCGCAGCCGCATGGAGGTCGTCGACGACATCAAGGCGAGCGGCTTCGAGCACGGCATCGGGCCGGGTGTCTACGACATCCACTCTCCGCGGGTGCCGTCGGTCGCCGAAGTGACGGAGCTGATCGAGCGGGCCCTGGAGGGCATTCCGCAGCGCCAGGTGTGGATCAACCCCGACTGCGGACTCAAGACCCGTGGATACGACGAGACCGTCGCGTCGCTGACGAACATCATCGAGGCGACCCGAGCCGTGCGCGAGCGTGTCTCGGTGGACGCCTGACGAGTCATGACAACGACAAGGGACCCGGAGCGATCCGGGTCCCTCGTCGTGTCTCCGCTGTTCGGCACTCTCGAGGCCCGGAGGTTCTCGGCTCGCGCAGGCGGGCTCGCCCTTCGGCGAGCCGTTGCTCAGACGGCGCGCAGCACCGCCACGACCTTGCCGACGACCGTGGCGAAGTCGCCCAGAATAGGCTCGAACGCGGAGTTGCGGGGAAGCAGCCACGTGTGTCCGTCGCGCTGGCGGAACACCTTGACCGTCGCTTCGCCATCGAGCATCGCAGCGACGATGTCGCCGTTCTCCGCATCGTTCTGCTGCCGCACGACGACCCAGTCGCCGTCGCAGATGGCGGCGTCGATCATCGACTCGCCCTGCACCTTCAGCATGAAGAGGTCGCCGCTGCCGACGAGCTGACGGGGGAGGGGGAAGACCTCCTCGATCTGCTGCTCAGCGGTGATCGGAACTCCTGCGGCGATGCGTCCGACCAGCGGCACCATCGTGGCGTCTCCGACGGGAACGATGGTGTCGAAGTCGGCTGAGGTCTCCTGGCGCCCCGTCGTCGCCGGCAGGTCGATCAAGATCTCGAGTGCACGAGGACGGTTGGGATCGCGGCGGAGGTAGCCGCTGAGTTCGAGCTGGTTGAGCTGGTGCGCCACGCTGGAGAGGGACGCGAGACCCACGGCATCCCCGATCTCCCGCATGCTCGGCGGATATCCGCGCTGGCTCACGGATCGCTGGATGACCTCGAGGATCGAGCGCTGCTTCTCGCTCAGGTTCTTGCGTCGCCGCGTGCGCGGCTTGTCGGCCGGGGTGCGCCGTGCTCGTGCTGTCGGCGCAACGGATGCTGCGCTGTCGGACTCGGTCAACCTGATGTCCTCTCGTTCGCCGTTCTCCGTCGTCGGATGCGGCTGTGCGGCAAATGCTCCGACACGATTTTCGAACGTTTCCGTCGTACTGACGGCGATCGATTCGCAGCGAATGTCGGTGGTACGTGGTGCTCTGTCGTCGTGACGATCGAAACTCTATCTACGAAATGGCCGAAATCGGCGGTTTTGTTCGAGCGTGTTGAGAAGTCGGCGTCGCGAAATGCGAACGTATCGTTGAAATTCGAAAGAATCGAAGATATATTCGGAACGCGAGTTCGATTCTGGCAGGAGACGGACATGACGACCTTCGTACTGACACAGCAGCAGCCTCCCGTGCGCATTCGCACGCGGCTGACGCGTCGTGGACGGGTCGTCATCGCCGCCCTGATCGTGCTGCCGCTGCTCATCGGCGCTGGCGCGCTCGCTGCCAACAGCGGCGCGGTCGCCGGCGCGGTCGGAACCTCGTCGGCAGCCTTCCATCACGTGACGGTCCGTTCCGGCGACTCGCTGTGGTCCATCGCCGAGCGGATCGCGCCGCAGTACGACCCGAGAGACGTCGTTGCCGCGCTCGTCGATCTGAACGGTCTTCAGTCCAGCGTTCTTCAGGCAGGCCAGCAACTCGCGGTCCCGCACGAGTACGACGGTCGCTGACGCTTCGACGGCAATTCGGGGGCCGTTCAACCCCTTTAACATGGAGGCGTGATCTCGTTCTCCGACCTCCCGATCCGCGACGATCTTCGCGGTAAGTCCCCGTACGGCGCGCCTGTGGCAGCCGTACCCGTGGCGCTGAACGTGAACGAGAACACACATCCGATTCCTGACGAGGTCGTCGCTGACATCCTCGAGTCGGTCGGCGAGGCCTTGAAGGGCGCGAACCGGTATCCGGATCGGGAGTTCGGCGAACTCCGGGCCTCGCTCGCCGGCTATCTCGGCCACGGACTCGACGCCTCCAACATCTGGGCGGCGAACGGTTCCAACGAGGTGCTGCAGCAGATCCTTCAGGCGTTCGGAGGGCCGGGCCGTTCGGCGCTCGGCTTCGCGCCGACGTATTCGATGTATCCGCTGCTGGCATCCGGAACGGGCACGTCGTGGATCGCCGCCGATCGCGAGGCGGACTACGCCATCTCGCCTGACCACGCGGCGAAGTGGGTGCGTGAAGCGAGGCCGGATGTCGTCATCATCTGCGCCCCGAACAACCCGACGGGGACTCCGCTCGGTCTCGATGTCGTCGAGGCCGTGTACGAGGCGAGCGACGGCATCGTCGTGGTCGACGAGGCGTACCAGGAGTTCATGCCGGAGGATTCTTCGAGCGCCTTGACGCTTCTCCCGGGTCGTGAGCGGCTCATCGTGTCGCGCACCATGAGCAAGGCCTTCGCGTTCGCCGGCGTCCGGGTGGGCTATCTTGCAGCGGATCCCGCTGTGACTGATGCCCTGCGCCTGGTCAGACTCCCGTACCACCTCTCCGTGCTGACGCAGGCGGCAGCCATTGCGGCGCTTCGGCACTCCGACGAGATGCTCGCCACTGTTCACGACATCGTGCGCCAGCGGGACCGGATCGCAGATGGCCTGCGAGGCCTCGGATACCTCGTGCACGACAGCGGCAGCAACTTCGTGCTCTTCGGCGGTGTGTCCGATCCGCACGCGATGTTCCTCGCGCTGCGCGACCGCGGCATCCTGGTGCGCGATGTGGGCATCACGAACCACCTGCGCGTGAGTGCCGGCACGGAGGCGGAGACCACGGCGTTCCTCGAGGCGATGATCGACCTCGGCCCTGCGTCGACAGCGGCTTCGATGTCAGGGCTGCGCCCCTCATCGACTCAATCGGCACGCTCAGCGTGAGCCTGCGGCCCCCGCTGAGCGCACCTCAATCGCCGATATCGCGGCTGCGCCCCTCATCGACTCAATCGGCACGCTCAGCGTGAGCCTGCGGCCCCCGCTGAGCGCACCTCAATCGCCGATAGGCTTGAGGGCATGAGCAGCCGCACCGCGAGCATCCGCCGCGAGACCAGCGAGTCGAGCATCGAGCTGTCGCTCGATCTCGATGGCACCGGCCGCAGCAGCATCCACACGACGGTGCCGTTCTACGACCATCTGCTCACGGCATTCGCCAAGCACTCGCTCACCGATCTGACCGTTCGCGCCAAGGGCGACATCGAGATCGACGTGCACCACACCGTGGAAGACGTGGGCATTGTGCTCGGTCAGGCGATCCGGGATGCGCTCGGCGACAAGTCCGGCATCTCCCGTTATGGGGACTCCACGGTGCCACTCGACGAAGCACTCGTGCAGGCCGTCGTCGACATCTCGGGGCGCCCCTATCTGGTGCACACCGGCGAGCCGGTCGGATTCGAGCACCACCTCATCGGCGGCCACTTCACCGGATCCATGGTGCGCCACGTCTTCGAGGCCATCGCGTTCAACGCCGCGCTCACGGTGCACGTCCGGGTGCTGAGCGGCCGGGATCCGCACCACATCGCCGAGACGGAGTTCAAGGCGTTCGCGCGAGCGTTCCGGCAGGCGAAGGCACTCGATCCGCTCGTTGAGGGCATCCCGTCGACGAAGGGCGCCCTGTGACAGGGGCGGCCGAGAACGGGTCGGCGGAGCGCGTGCCCTCGATCGTCGTCCTGGACTACGGATCCGGGAACATCCACTCGGCCGCAAAGGCGCTGGAAGCCGTCGGCGCCGATGTGACCGTGACGTCCGACCGTCGGGCCGCGATGGACGCCGACGGGCTCGTCGTGCCCGGCGTCGGCGCGTTCAAGGCCGTGATCGACCAGCTGCGTTCCGTGCGCGGGGGAGAGATCATCGATCGCCGTCTCGCCGGCGGTCGACCCGTTCTCGGGATCTGCGTCGGCATGCAGGTGCTGTTCGCGCACGGAGTCGAGCACGGACACGACGCCGAGGGCCTCGGCGAATGGCCGGGCACGATCGAGCGGCTGAAAGCTCCCGTCCTGCCGCACATGGGGTGGAACACCGTGAACGCCCCCGCCGACTCCGTTCTCTTCGACGGTGTGCGGGACGAGCGCTTCTACTTCGTCCACTCCTTCGGCGCGCAGCAGTGGGAACTGGAGGCCTCCGGCCCGTTCGCCGCGGCGAAGCTGACCTGGGCCGACTACGGAGGTCCGTTCCTGGCCGCTGTCGAGAACGGTCCGCTCACGGCAACGCAATTCCACCCGGAGAAGTCCGGTCAGGCCGGCATGCGGCTGCTGCGCAACTGGGTGCAGAGTCTTCCCGTGCACGCGGCGTAGAACGCGAGACGCCGCGGTCCGGCATCCGTCATCCCCTCCTCACCGAAAGAACCCAGCACCGATGGCTCCCTTCACCGACACGCCCAAGCTCGAGCTCCTTCCCGCTGTCGACATCGCCGACGGCAAGGCGGTGCGTCTGACGCAGGGGGAGGCCGGCAGCGAGACGAGCTACGGCGATCCCGTCGATGCCGCGGCGGAGTGGGCGGATCAGGGCGCCGAGTGGATCCACCTCGTCGACCTCGACGCGGCATTCGGACGCGGCGACAACCGCGACGTGCTCAAGGCAGTGCTGCACGCGCGACGCGACGTGCAGATCGAGCTGTCGGGCGGCATCCGTGACGACGAGTCGCTGGAGCGCGCGCTGGAACTCGGCGCGAAGCGCGTCAACCTCGGCACCGCAGCCCTGGAGAACCCCGAGTGGGCGGCGGATGCCATCTCCCGCTACGGCGAGGCGATCGCCGTCGGGCTCGACGTGCGCGGCACCACCCTTGCGGCTCGAGGATGGACGCGCGACGGCGGCGACCTCTGGGATGTGCTGGCGCGTCTGGAAGACGCCGGATGCGCGCGCTATGTGGTGACGGACGTCACGAAGGACGGCACCCTGCGCGGCCCGAACCTCGAGCTCCTCAAGCAGGTCACGGAACGCACGGACCGGCCGGTGGTCGCATCCGGGGGCATCTCGAACCTCGACGACATCGCGGCGCTGAGGGAGCTCGTGCCGAGCGGAATCGAGGGCGCGATCGTCGGCAAGGCGCTGTACGCCGGCGCGTTCACGCTCGCGGAGGCGCTGGACGTTGCCGGACGCTGACCCGAGCACCGGAGCCGTCGGTGGTGGGGAGCACCGTGATCGGCATCTCTTCGGCTCGACCGATCGCGCCGACTCCGCCGGGCTCCCGTGGGAGGGCCGCCACTTCGAGCAGAACACGGCGACGGACGACGACGGGTCGGCGGATCCGGCACTGCTGAAGGCTCTGACGGACTTCGCCGACGGGCGAGCGGATGCAGCGCAGGTGGTCGAGGCGGTTCGCGCCGCGCGCCTCCTGGTTCCGCTCCTCGCCCATGCGGGCGAACTGGGCGAGACGCCGGAGGGACACCTCGTCGACAAGACGCAGGAGTTGTCGATCGCGACGGTCCAGGCGCCGGACGGGCGAGCGGTGCTGCCGGCGTTCACGTCCGTCACCACCATGTCGGCCTGGAACCAGAAGGCCAGGCCCGTGCCGGCCGTCGGGCCGCGCATCGCGCTCGCCGCGGCGAGCGAAGAGACGGAGCTGGTGGTGATCGACCCGACCAGCCCGACCGAGTTCGTGCTGCGGCGGCCGATGGTGAGGGCACTGGCGACGGGTGCGGAGTGGATCGCCCCGTGGTCCGATCCCGAAGTAGTCGACGCATTCGGCGCCGCAACGCTGGGCGAGAGCGACGTGGTCGGCCTGCGGGTGTCCAGCGGGGATCCGTCAGCGCGGCTGGCTGGTCCCGAGGCCCAGGTGGGCGTCGTGCTGCGTTCCGGCCTGGATGCC harbors:
- a CDS encoding methyltransferase, whose translation is MASGEHYFTSRPGGDAKLHPLSVRLAGRDLRLTTAGGIFSPNHIDIGTQVLLADAPDAPPSGDLLDLGCGWGPIALTLALESPDATVWAVDVNERALDIVRRNAASLGLRNINAVLPDDVPDDIAFRAIWSNPPIRIGKAELHALLLRWLPRLDDDADAWLVVQRNLGSDSLQRWLEAELPDSHDVRRASSSKGFRVLHVHSGSRSGAEG
- the hflX gene encoding GTPase HflX codes for the protein MTETHSERDDVRDDDDARANAAHDDLTGGDDDRAPAVHDDVVARVLARAEQGSARTAIFGQSAQALQGLRAEGHDSDGEQFDREERAALRRVSGLSTELEDVTEVEYRQLRLENVVLIGVYSGGTLADAENSLRELAALAETAGAVVLDGLLQRRPHPDPSTYLGSGKALELHDVVRALGADTVVADTELAPSQRRALEDVVKVKVIDRTAVILDIFSQHAKSREGKAQVELAQLEYLLPRLRGWGESMSRQAGGQVGSGGAGMGSRGPGETKIELDRRRIHSRMAKLRRQIKDFTPAREAKRANRRRNSVPSVAIAGYTNAGKSSILNRITKAGVLVENALFATLDATVRRSITADGRLYTLSDTVGFVRNLPHQLVEAFRSTLEEVADSDLIVHVVDASHPDPAAQLATVRDVIGEVEARDLPELVVFNKADLIDEDRRLELRGLEPSAVFASARTGEGIDEVLAAIARLLPDRSEQIDVLIPYDRGDLVSALHERGRVLETSYEQDGTRMTAKIAPEFVPVFEPFRAVATVA
- a CDS encoding methylenetetrahydrofolate reductase — encoded protein: MSAHGTADGVAPCPAGTPFSFELYPPRTEAASRALPDTISQLASAGPDFMAVTYGAGGSSHDSSLDVVRRIVRDTSVPVMAHLTCIGSSHEQAARMIREFLDAGVTRFLAVRGDPPVDAPADAPLGDLKSAAELVQLIHRIQAERAPYREIPLLGLPHASVVGKAEKVTIAVGAFPNGHPRSRSRSQDIDTLLAKQAAGANLAITQMFFHAEDYFAFVDRARVAGVTFPILPGLMPATTPTVLRRMLDLSGEDLPSELGIRLEVEPTDEGRREIGIDYAARLAERLVAGGAPGIHLYTFGRPRTALSVLERCGLVDTAAVGS
- the metE gene encoding 5-methyltetrahydropteroyltriglutamate--homocysteine S-methyltransferase, with translation MTTSAFPTGTITGYPRIGRRRELKKAVEAFWAGSVSADELEATALELRRATRARLVEQGLGKGDSSVPETFSYYDQVLDAAVTVGAVPSRFAGLQDADGRVDLAGYFTIARGVGDDAPLEMTKWFDSNYHYLVPEIGEDTHFRLASSRIVDQFREAVADGYVTRPVIVGPVTFLALSKAADDAAEGFRPLSRLADLLPVYEELLKSLKDAGAQWVQLDEPALVSESLDDARADVLAAARQAYDRLGSVSDRPNLYIAAPYGSLDDALPVLAATGVEAIGLDLVRGGVPTGLDAATAAALRAKTVVGGVIDGHNVWRGDLEAAFGTLESLLALSPNLAASTSTSLLHVPHDVEDEPNLDARLKSWLAFADQKVAQVATLARGLDDGHEAIQEELAQASAALADRRVAPGVRDGAVRQRAEALTDADFRRGEYADRLTAQDAALGLPPLPTTTIGSFPQTGDIRRARAQFANGIITEAEYLGLMQAEIKRVVDLQEEIGIDVIVHGEPERNDMVQYFAENLDGFAVTQNGWVQSYGSRCTRPSILWGDVERPKPITVDWSTYTQSLTEKPVKGMLTGPVTILAWSFVRDDQPLGETARQVALALRDEIADLEAAGIRIVQVDEPALRELLPLKAAAQPDYLDWSVGSFRLATSGVADATQIHTHLCYSEFGVVIDAIRNLDADVTSIEAARSRMEVVDDIKASGFEHGIGPGVYDIHSPRVPSVAEVTELIERALEGIPQRQVWINPDCGLKTRGYDETVASLTNIIEATRAVRERVSVDA
- the lexA gene encoding transcriptional repressor LexA produces the protein MSEKQRSILEVIQRSVSQRGYPPSMREIGDAVGLASLSSVAHQLNQLELSGYLRRDPNRPRALEILIDLPATTGRQETSADFDTIVPVGDATMVPLVGRIAAGVPITAEQQIEEVFPLPRQLVGSGDLFMLKVQGESMIDAAICDGDWVVVRQQNDAENGDIVAAMLDGEATVKVFRQRDGHTWLLPRNSAFEPILGDFATVVGKVVAVLRAV
- a CDS encoding LysM peptidoglycan-binding domain-containing protein, encoding MTTFVLTQQQPPVRIRTRLTRRGRVVIAALIVLPLLIGAGALAANSGAVAGAVGTSSAAFHHVTVRSGDSLWSIAERIAPQYDPRDVVAALVDLNGLQSSVLQAGQQLAVPHEYDGR
- a CDS encoding histidinol-phosphate transaminase, with the translated sequence MISFSDLPIRDDLRGKSPYGAPVAAVPVALNVNENTHPIPDEVVADILESVGEALKGANRYPDREFGELRASLAGYLGHGLDASNIWAANGSNEVLQQILQAFGGPGRSALGFAPTYSMYPLLASGTGTSWIAADREADYAISPDHAAKWVREARPDVVIICAPNNPTGTPLGLDVVEAVYEASDGIVVVDEAYQEFMPEDSSSALTLLPGRERLIVSRTMSKAFAFAGVRVGYLAADPAVTDALRLVRLPYHLSVLTQAAAIAALRHSDEMLATVHDIVRQRDRIADGLRGLGYLVHDSGSNFVLFGGVSDPHAMFLALRDRGILVRDVGITNHLRVSAGTEAETTAFLEAMIDLGPASTAASMSGLRPSSTQSARSA
- the hisB gene encoding imidazoleglycerol-phosphate dehydratase HisB is translated as MSSRTASIRRETSESSIELSLDLDGTGRSSIHTTVPFYDHLLTAFAKHSLTDLTVRAKGDIEIDVHHTVEDVGIVLGQAIRDALGDKSGISRYGDSTVPLDEALVQAVVDISGRPYLVHTGEPVGFEHHLIGGHFTGSMVRHVFEAIAFNAALTVHVRVLSGRDPHHIAETEFKAFARAFRQAKALDPLVEGIPSTKGAL
- the hisH gene encoding imidazole glycerol phosphate synthase subunit HisH, which codes for MTGAAENGSAERVPSIVVLDYGSGNIHSAAKALEAVGADVTVTSDRRAAMDADGLVVPGVGAFKAVIDQLRSVRGGEIIDRRLAGGRPVLGICVGMQVLFAHGVEHGHDAEGLGEWPGTIERLKAPVLPHMGWNTVNAPADSVLFDGVRDERFYFVHSFGAQQWELEASGPFAAAKLTWADYGGPFLAAVENGPLTATQFHPEKSGQAGMRLLRNWVQSLPVHAA
- the priA gene encoding bifunctional 1-(5-phosphoribosyl)-5-((5-phosphoribosylamino)methylideneamino)imidazole-4-carboxamide isomerase/phosphoribosylanthranilate isomerase PriA, whose amino-acid sequence is MAPFTDTPKLELLPAVDIADGKAVRLTQGEAGSETSYGDPVDAAAEWADQGAEWIHLVDLDAAFGRGDNRDVLKAVLHARRDVQIELSGGIRDDESLERALELGAKRVNLGTAALENPEWAADAISRYGEAIAVGLDVRGTTLAARGWTRDGGDLWDVLARLEDAGCARYVVTDVTKDGTLRGPNLELLKQVTERTDRPVVASGGISNLDDIAALRELVPSGIEGAIVGKALYAGAFTLAEALDVAGR
- a CDS encoding SseB family protein, which translates into the protein MPDADPSTGAVGGGEHRDRHLFGSTDRADSAGLPWEGRHFEQNTATDDDGSADPALLKALTDFADGRADAAQVVEAVRAARLLVPLLAHAGELGETPEGHLVDKTQELSIATVQAPDGRAVLPAFTSVTTMSAWNQKARPVPAVGPRIALAAASEETELVVIDPTSPTEFVLRRPMVRALATGAEWIAPWSDPEVVDAFGAATLGESDVVGLRVSSGDPSARLAGPEAQVGVVLRSGLDADALRALVARLSEAWGASAVIAERVDSLSLRLLSA